Genomic window (Molothrus ater isolate BHLD 08-10-18 breed brown headed cowbird chromosome 7, BPBGC_Mater_1.1, whole genome shotgun sequence):
TAAATCTgaccctttccatgaaaaaatatcccaaataaaTTAAGAGTTTAGCTAATCTGGCCAGGTTCAAATAATCagtattttccctttcaaagcAAGAGTTGGAATATTCGTGTTTGAAGTCCTCTTGAATATTTGAGGTTGTCCTAGTAGTTGtactgaaatttaatttatgtATAGAAGGCAGCCTCAAAGTTCAAAAAAGAATTTAGCAAACCAGGCTGATATTCCTACTGAGCACAATAATTTCCATTGCATAAGACAGTGgtagggaaataaaaacaacctCATTGCTTGAGAGGACTTGGGACACAGACCATACTGTCTTCAGGGAGTAACTTAAGTGGAGTTGGCTATGCTTCAACTGCTTAGTTGTTCTGCATACAAATAGGTAGTGATTTAATGTGTTACCCTTGTTTACTATGTGACTGTTTACAGAACATCACAATTGCATCTTTctaaaaaattttctttcccatccAAATATAATTTCCCAACCTATATCCTGTGAAGTTGGTGTCTGTTTTCTGTGCATTCAGAACGCTGAACGCACTTGCACACATAAGCTATAAGAATCAACAACTGACCAGTGAAGCTCATTTCAATGCATTTGTTTCTCAAGTATGGAGAAGGTTTTACTAGTCCAGGAGGGCTTAATACAGATTGCAGATCAAAGCCCCTCCTGGGCTAGTCTGAAGAAGGTCTGTTCTCTCCACACCAAGAACGTGGCAGTGAGGTGCCCTTGGTCTGGCGTGCTGCTCAGCCGTGTATTGGTACAGCTCAGCAGGAACGTGTCAAACCAGTGTGGCAACCACCGCTTCTTCATTGCACCATGCATGCTCCACCTATGTGGCCCACGGCTCTCTGGACCAAGAGGCTGGGGTGGCTCTGTCTCTAAGGCAATGGAAAGAGCTCAGCACAAATTCTCGACATCTTTACAAAAGGACCCTCCCCACAGTAACTTCCCAAGTGACCACTGCTACTCCTTGAAGAGGATCGGGAGACGAGAGAAGCCTGTTCTTCTTCTTCACGCTGAGACTGATGATGAAATTCATCTTGTAAGGGGAGAAGTGGAGGCAAGTACTTGAACATTCACAGTTTGATGCAAAGCACAGATGAAGTATATTCTGTAGTTGCTTCAGGCAGTTTTGCgcatagaaaaaaagaaatgtttagaaaataaaaagtttacTTTGTCTTTCTGGGTATAACCAGAACCAGTCTCTATCCCACCTGGACAAGTGAAAATGAGAATCCAGAATTAATCTGATTTGTGGCAGTAAAGGTCCTTAAGTGCTTTCAACTCCTCAATCAGtgtcttgttttggttttcaagCACAGCCACTCGATTTTCTAGACATTTCACAtactcctttttcttcctgcgACATTCACGTGCTGCCTCTCTGCAAAGCAAAAAAGGCCATTCAAATCCAGAACAATCATTTGCAGACACGGGCTACCTAACTGCTTTCAGGCAAACCTTTACTAGTACTGCCATTTTCAGAACATGGAGGTATTGCTAAGAAATGCAAGTGAGGAAAAAACACTGAGTTCATAGCAACTGCTCCTCACAAATCACACACACGCAAGATCCACGCATCATTTCAACATACAGATCCCAGTAAGACAGAACCagtaaaattattattattattattgtgaGCATAGGCTCCTAATCAGGGATAAAATTTTGCTTGCAGGATTCATATTGGAGCCTTTAGGCTGAGTAAAATGCTGCTGCAATAATTTGACTGTATTATaatcttttattctttttacagTCTTTAACCTTTCCCTTTGAGCAGTCCAACAAGATGGATCAACTAGTGTTAAAATGTGCTGTATTTAGAGCAATCACGTATTTGCTCTTGAGcaatgctttcattttaataatgATGTCTGCATCACTGCAATGATACTATTAATGactcaaataaaaataaaaaacaaaaaaccatgtCATTCTTTAGTCCCTGTCAGCTATGCCAAAAACAGATCTCAAGACAATCAAACTTCTAAGTCTTGCTTGTAAAGAGTGAGCTGCCTGTAGGTAACTTGGTAACATACCAAGACCACCAGTGAAAAATACCAGAAGGTATTAATGTGCTGCTGAGCATCCTGAAGCAGGAACAGCAAGGCAGGAACTACCCTGCACAGCAATATAATGGCACCAACATGCAAAGCAAGCACAAGGCTAAATGCCATGGGCAGATGGGAGCCCAGgcagagggctctgctcctgcagtgccccttGTCCAAGCAGcactctgcagacacagggaaatAAACACTTATTTGCCCTGAACCTTTAGGTGCAAAGCAGAACAGCTCCAAAAAGAAGAGTCTGTGTGCCCCTTCATTGCAAACACTGCACAGACTGGTGAGACAGTCAGTGTTCTGGGAAATGAGAAGACAAATCAGAACCCAGTTCCTCCCCTTATTAGATAATTAGGAGCTGTAAAAACAGAATGCATTCCAGGACCTAACTGATAAGAAGCCtctaaaagtaatttctgaaattcagcTCCACAAATGAGACAGGATGAAGAAAACATAGCCTGTAAGCCCTGAAAGGACTCAGGAATCCATTTGTCACTCCCACAAATACAATTTCACATGCCTGCAGTGCTTCAGTAAACCATGTGTAACATTTAGAATTTAAGTAATTTTGGGCCGTTAGCAAAAGATTAAGTACTAAGGGATCAGGAAGTGCCTCCCAGTGCAAACTACTAACAAGTCTCCTTGAGtcacaacattttctttctgtgatttttttcccctttaggCCATGTATATTAAGCCACCTCAAGTCTGTGTGTGCTAGTTGTTTATTACGAACAGCCAGAATTTTACTGAATTACAACACAGCTTTAAAGATGTAAAATTTATACAGAAAATTTGCACAATAATATCTATGAATATTTACACTATAATCCTCCAGTAAGTACCACCTTACCATCTGCCTCGCTATCCTTTTTCCCTACTTTGCTATGGAGCTTAGATTTGCAAATATCTATTAAGCAGACGGGCTAAAAGCACCACATGCATCATGATACTGTTGCAAAAGCTGTCAATTTAACTCAAGTGGGGTAATTCCCCATTGTTTTTCTTGGCTTTCACAAACACAAAAGCTTTCTTTTACTGGAATAAGACTGATGACTAAATGAGggtattctgtgattctaattaatttttttttcaaatgcagaGCCTGAAAGAGTGATATCCACTATTCACTGGTACGAGAAAACTATGTAAAAAGGGAGATGGGTGACATTCTGTacaaaaaccttttaaaaaagtgaCCTCTGCTGTTCagcattatttatttcattaaagcCCCTTGTATAAGCACTGGGTCTGCTCAAGTAAGTTTCCATTATGTTCACAGCACAGCAACCTACAGAAGAGAAGTGAACCTGCACAACATCAGTTTTTTCAGACTGACAGATGAAGTTAACAAGGTTTTCAGGGGGCTTCCCCTGCTCAGAAGGGTGGGAAGCACTGGGTTCTCAGTGTCACAGTAGAACACACAGGTTTCAATCTGTGGCCCATGGGTAAGAGTTCAAGCTTGGTGTGATGGGCCAAGTTCAGGCCCACcccttcccattcccacagCAACAGACTTCAGGAGCTCAACTTCTCCCTACAGCTcccttcctttgctgctttCACCCCCTCCCATCTCTAAGCTTACACTGGATCCTACAGGATCAAGTCTTTACCTTTCTTTAGCCCCTCTGCTGCCACTACTGGCTCCACAGGACTTCAATCAAAGGGAATAGCTGCTCATTTAGCCTTTGCTTGAGCCTTTCAGCCCCTGGAGGAGAAAACCCAAAGCGGCTAAAAGAACAAGTGAGACAATCAAGAGAGTACTCACGAGGAGCACACGTGGGCCAGCAGCAAGGCCAAGGGAGAGAATCCAGCAAAGTAACCACATGAATGTAGTAACTCAAAAAAAGCATCTTGGTGTTTGTAAGAACATCTTGGTGTTTGCAAGAATATATCTGCAGTCATACATGCAGTATCTCACCAAGTGCTTTTCTCCTTATGGCAACAACCAAATTCACACACCTCACAGAACAAGTCTGACGCTTCACTCAAGGTTTCACGGTCACAACACACAGCATTAGTAGATGTGCATtgctgctttgcatttttaaataaaggcaaATTCTTCATAAAGCATTTCATAGTATGGCTAAGAAAGATGAGCACTCTCAGCACTCGACACTCTGGGccagtgcagagctgcctgggcagcGGCAGAGATGTGAAGGTACGTGCCTGTTCTTCATCAGACGCACTTCCCTCTTGCGCGCAGCCTCCTCTGCCGGCTGGGTGGGCAGCGCTGGCGAGGACGCCATGACCACTCCTGGAGCAATGGTGCTGGTCGGGGCCGTGCGGATCTGGTAGGTCTGCACGTctcctgaggcagctgcagggacacaggcaaCGGGACATCAGTCTAGTGACAGTGCTGTCACACGTGCTGTGGGGAGCACCTGCTCATCTCTCCTACCTGTCCTCTCCCTGACACAGTGACCCAGCCATCTCTCTGTGACCCAGCCATCTCTCTAAGCGTGCAGCCCGggccacagctcagcagggacagccatCATCTGGGTCACCACTGCCACCTCAGGCTCCCTTTATTCATATATGCAAGGTTTTGGCCATTCCTGCTGGAGAAGTCTTCACTTGTGCTTGGTAACTTGATTTGTCTTGCAGTTTAGCTGTGCTTCTTTCTCCcttattatatttttttgtaCTGCTCTGGTTTTTGGGCAATTCTAGCATTTCTAGAGAAGGACAGGGTCACTATTTCTAGCTATGCTCCAAACATCTGCCTGGAAAAGGAGGAACTGCATGTGTAAGTATCTAACATagaaaaaaaggtgtaaaaatGTAGCATTTACTCCCACAAGAGATGGACAGTGCACTCTATTGCTTCTCTAGAATGAGCAAGGTCCTGGCTTTCTTTtactttattaattttaatcttAGGAGTGTGTTAATTTTGCCTGAGTTCATAAAAAACCACAATACCACCTAAAGAAATCATATGACCTTAAGaacacaaaaacccaaagatCAGTGCAACAACAGTACTCCTCTCTGCTATGCATTTTTACTGATGCCTGGTAAACTCTTCACTGGATAACTTTCAAATCAACTACTTAACAGTAATAGAAGCAGGGGTACACTTCTGctattttcaataaaaattttgTAATAAACCAAAGTGTGTATTTTGATAAAATAGGTCCCCACAACTTACTCTAAGCAAAAGTAGCTCTGCCAAGTTGAGGGCTAGACCAAATGATCACTTAAGGCACTCTCCTAAATTGTTCTATGAGTCCAAGACTCACTGATTGAGTCACTCACTCAGTGACTACTTACAAAAGTCACAGTAGGAAGAAATTATGATTTACAattgaaaaaagggaaaatttacTAATAAATTAAAGTGTCCCTTTAGAAAGAATCAAACATCCTTCTCTCCTGTCTTTAATGCTTGCTTTAAACTTCCTATTGTTGCATATATGGAAGAACTCAGAACTCTAAAGTGGTATTAGTTTTTGCagaacatattaaaaaaaatagtgtggacaaaattcaggaaatacagcatggaaaagcaaaaataaatatattaaaccTCAAATATCCACAGTTTACCAATCTAAAGGGAAAGGCTCCAAAAATATGACAAACAGCTTTGTCCagaatttcagtaattttatgGACTTATCTGTGCCAAAGCTGTTAATTCTGTTTCCTGACACATTTGAAGGAGTCAAGCTGGCAACTTATAtctgcacagagaaaatgtTACACAAAGTGAGTGGCTGTGAGGTTTCTCACCTTGTACAACAACCTGGTTGCTGGGTACAAGTATCTGCTGTCCATCTGTGGTCTGTGCATATTGTAAAATGGTGGTGCCAGGTTGGGTTGCAGCTGCATTGGTCATTGTCAACGTCTGGAGACCCTGTACTCCATCTGTGCCATTGTTAGACAACTGGATTGCTCCTCCTTGGGTGATGGCAACTGcagaccaaaaaaaatcaacccagCATTTAAGACACTAATTCACTCATTAACTTACATTATTAAACCTAGGTATGGAAGAATACTGATCTAAGCTAAATCCTTTGAACCCTTACACACCCCCAAATCTGACACATGGCTTCAATGTACATGAAAGAAATCATCCTTTGAAAGGTAAGTTTTCAAATGTTTGTGAGGGCCAAAACCCACAGCTAAAATACAGACTAGTTTCTCTAATAAAACATAATTACATGGAAGAGCTACAATCCACTCCCAGGGAATACTTTTTAATTTGTTAAGATTTTCTTCTTGGTTGGTTTAGGTATTTTTCTCAGTCTTTAGTTTTTCTTCTAATCTGAAATTACTCTCATCTTCTGTGCTTTATGCCCTTCAGTCTCCTCTGCTGCTAGTGCTATCCATCCTGtgtttcactttctttttgatttggcttttttttccttctgattgtGTCCCCCCTtctctacaacttcctcagACCCTTACTAGCTGTTTTCTCATTCATAAAGGTACAGTTTGGTGCAGGCAGTCTTaactttgctggttttttttcctttctttccctcaaTCCTGTCATGCAGGTAAACTGGGCCATCAGCCCTTTTGAGTCACAGAATTCCACTGTGTTCCTATATACAGACACACCAAAACCTCAAGTGTCTGCACATGCAGTTATTGTACAGTTATAACAGGAATCAGAATTAACCACATCCATTTCAATAAAATTAAGCAGGGTACAAAGCAAAGGGGTTAAGGAGTAAACAGAGATACaaaattttaaagagattttaaCAGACAGATATAAACAAGTagctctttctcccttttttatGTGTTGTATGTCTCCTACTGTATGGTTAGTGTGAGCCAGCATGTGTCTTATCTTTAAGGCCATATCCTCAATCATTCTTCAAGTCAAAACACTGTATCTATAAAATCTAACACTGAAATATATACTTATGACATATATTAAGCTTGTCAACaactgtttttttctaaaaatgtaaTTGCAGACCataatgctttttttctaaTGATGAGGTTACAGCTTTGTGAACAAATGTTCATGAtctgccaagaaaaaaaataaacttctgaaTTCCTCCATCTAGTTCCTGAAGTGAAGAAGTTTATAATAGCATTAGGGTTAGTTCCTGTTTTGCCTCAGGATGCATGAGCTGCACCAAGTGGCAACCAGTCCCAGAATGTTAATTGAGACTTTCAAATACTTACAATAGAAATGTGTACAAAAGGCCTGGTTAACagtcaaaataaaattctttttttcacctCCTGCCTTGCCCTAGTCCAAACAACAGTTACAGAAATAATAGTTCTTCATCTTCTCATCCCCACTTACTAGCACCACTGAGAAATTCAGACTACATACTGTACTGCCCACTGCTGGTTTGGTAAATGGGAGTTGGCACCGTAACAGTGGCGAtggcaggtgctgctgtttcctcttcAGACTTTTCTTCTTCGATCCTTGGCACTCCTGGGGCGTCTGAGGACAAGTCATTCAAAATTTTTCTGGCAAAGACAGTGTGTTGTAgagattttaataaaaattggGGGAGAAAAATAGTCTATCTGATACACAATGCTGGGGAAAACTGTGAAGTGCAGCAAGCCAGCAAGGAAAATAtgagtggaaaatgaaaaccacagaCTATCTTCAAACTCTTATTGGAGAGTATTGTTCAAAATGCCAAGCACTGATGGGCAGGGGAGCGAGCACAGAACAGCTGTGTTTGTCAAAACCTATGATACAGCTATTACaacctttccttcttcttcagaCCATGTTTCTCTcatccatttttatttgtttcttgcttttagccatataaatatttggaaaaaaaaaagtcagaaccTGTCTCCTCACTTACACTGGAGGAACTGCTCCATTTCAAAGACTATAAACACCTCAGCCAGAGAGCTGAGAATCAAGGGAGTTAGCAGGAATACTTGCAGAGAGCCAGCAGTTCATAATTTAACACCTGCCTGGGAGACAATACCCAGTGTTTGACAACAGTCTCACAGTTATGTTCACAGGTGCCCTGCCTGAGGAAGTTCATGGGTAAAGGAAAGAACAGATTGTTTCATTATTTCCATGAGCTAATTATCCAAAgtcaaaacttttaaaacatcACTGCTACAGGTCCCACTGAACATGACTGTAGACTGACTACAGCAGTCACTGCAATTTGCATCACTGAGATCAAACACTGTCCTTCCTCAGAGGACTGTTAGGCTCCTTTCACTGCTGGCATATTCTATTATGTCACAGCAAAATGCAGTAAATGCCCTTAGGTAAAGGGCAATATTTTTTGTAATTCTCCTCCTATGTTTTCCGGTGGACTGGCAAAGGAACTCGGTggcaaagcaaacacagctgtAGACCCCAAGTTCCAAGACAACACTACTCTCTTAGACGAGCCTCCTAAGGCTGTGTGGGCCAGAACACCTGCATGAAGCTATCTGGGGGGGAGAGCAGTCAttctgctcagcagcctgacAAACAGagctttgctgttgctgttttgaCTTTGTGTGCATGCAAGAAACCCCAGCACTGGGCAACACTGTATGAAGAACCACTTggacaaataaaaaattcccATCCAAAGAGTTTGCAGTCTAGGTGTTAGATCAGAAAATAGTGaatgaaacagatgaaaaaaatatggagaaaGCTGGGATGATGAACAAAATCcaaggagataaaaaaaaatcactttcaaCCTCATGTCATTATTACATCGTGGTTAAAACCTACCTTTGCCATCATAAAAATGGATTTAAGTAAAGGATAAGGTGGCAGCTTTACAAATACAGGAGCTATGAACTGAATACATGATGTACTTGAGTGGCAGAATCACAGAGGAGTTTTTGTGGAAGAGGTACAGCTTTCAATTCTGTGGACATATCTGCCCCTATCTTGTTTTGGGCCATTTACAGCAGGTTGAGTAACGCCAGCTGGGAAGTCTCTAAAGACAGCAGTGGTCTGGCTCAGCCTTTCTGACCCAACCACCACCAGCCTGGAGTCTGAGCTGCATATACAAGTTTTACAGCTAACAAAAGTTGCTGTGTCACCATGATCTGGTTTGAAGACAGAGGCTGTGTTGTGGCACCAGTGCATGCAAGAGAGTCCATTTCAATGAGAAGTCAGCATGCACAAGCACCCTCTTCTCAGTTTTGCTGCTTGTTTACTTAGCTCTGTTTTCTGACCATATACAGCCACTCTGCCATATATAGTAAAATCAAGTGTCTTGCTGCAGAAGCAGACTGAAGGGAATCTGTGGCAGCCTTGGAGTTAACACTGCTCctcacaaataaaaatattctttcagatCTATTATGGCTAGGGATCTTCAGCAATGATTTTCACTATCTTTGGCAGAACAGCCTTGAAGGCTGCTGGACAAGGCAGACAATCTCCCAAGTGCTAAAAAAGTACCATGGTTGAGATATGCTCAGGCCCACAGCCCAGCTTCTATTTCCAAGACTATGctcataaaggaaaaagaagcatCTGAATTTTCTAAAGCAGCAGGAACTCACGGGTCATTTAAAGCCTACTGAACCCCAGAGCTGTTCCTTAATGCTATTTAGcgtattttaaaaataaaagtgggaTTTAGTACAAACACAAAAAGCTGTACAAAGGCTTAATGAATAAAGTAACATGACACACCACGTGAAGGAGAACCTCAGCTGGTTTTGCCAGAGGTATTTGCCATGAAAAAGAGACACTAGATACCTTTCACTATATTCAACTCATATACTGACTTAACTTTAAACACAAACTATTTTGCTCAAGCAGAAATTCTCTCTGAGCTATGGAACATCACAGCTTCCTTAAGTCTCATGGGAGAAAGGAATTAAGTTTGATTGCTGCTAGCATTTCAGCAATAATGAAAACCAGCAGAGCTGATTTTTTGCAGACTACAGATTACACAGAAGTCCCTTTTTGCAAAGCTTCAGTGTATTTTGTATATTAAGTATTCATTAAAGCTATTTCTAAGGCATCTATCACAATGATACCtcaattttctgaaatgtgGAAATTAGCATATTCTTAGCTCACTTCTGTCTTAATTGAGTGTAACTGTTGAggtttcttccttctcctgcttATCTCTTTGCATCCTATTCCACAGATACATTCCATATTCCAATTGCAAGACATGATAGAAGAGAGATTTCAGTTAAATGGtaaatctaaaaataataaaaatacaatccCACTGTTTGTATCTCCATGTCAACACACCCATCCATCAAGAAATGATTCTGCTTTAAGCTCCATACCTGTAGGAGGGTCGTCTGGACAGGATTTCTCTTCgtttctgtgagtctgtgacACTGTCTACTGATTCCTGTGAATCTTCACTTTCTGCTATAGTGGAGATCTGTAAATAAGAACAGCAATTAAATATAACAAGACACTTCCAATGCCTTCATTTTAAGGAAATGTTGATATCCTGTGAAAAACACTACAATGCAAGTGCTCTATCTAGACAACAAACTGAAAGTTACTGCTTAGTAATAGATCCACAAAGAAGGACCACAGTCAGTGATCTACCCATCAGAATGATCTTTACAATTTCAATACTCCAATAAGAAAACCTAAACATTAATACCATACAGTTTTTGCCTTCCGTGATGTTTTGTTCTCATCCATTGCAAGgagacaaagatttttttttttagtaaaatttAGGGAGAGAATAAGTAAACAAAATTAAGGTAGCAGAAACGTTTGGAAACAAAGAATATAATAGTGAAAAAACATCAATTTATAAATAATGAGGTAGATATGTTAAAGAGACACTGCCTTTTATGGGGGAAATTGCCAGGAAAATGTCATAcatgaagatattaaaaagtAACGTAGTGCTGCAATTCTGAGTATCTGTGCTAAAAAAGCAGAATGTTTATGCAggaaagctaaaataaaataatattaaaataatttggataATTTAAATTCGAAATGTGCATGACAAAATATGTAAAAGCTAATGATGCCTATGTGAGAAAAAGAGCTCACATCC
Coding sequences:
- the CREB1 gene encoding cyclic AMP-responsive element-binding protein 1, with the translated sequence MTMESGAENQQSGDAAGTEAETQQMTVQAQPQIATLAQVSMPAAHATSSAPTVTLVQLPNGQTVQVHGVIQAAQPSVIQSPQVQTVQISTIAESEDSQESVDSVTDSQKRREILSRRPSYRKILNDLSSDAPGVPRIEEEKSEEETAAPAIATVTVPTPIYQTSSGQYIAITQGGAIQLSNNGTDGVQGLQTLTMTNAAATQPGTTILQYAQTTDGQQILVPSNQVVVQAASGDVQTYQIRTAPTSTIAPGVVMASSPALPTQPAEEAARKREVRLMKNREAARECRRKKKEYVKCLENRVAVLENQNKTLIEELKALKDLYCHKSD